In Fusarium musae strain F31 chromosome 7, whole genome shotgun sequence, a single window of DNA contains:
- a CDS encoding hypothetical protein (EggNog:ENOG41) → MSGSEPFPLLNTANDQLHQRRSADQAGSYVSSSNTTATQDAINNARRRRKSSLLGGEIRGDTGAPALASSRASLEASDNHSNGHSDGRKRLSKRRRARGLIGRAKQTMIKHTFVLPAVLLVFFLVGYAINPTESNPIHHFIFLSYKLPQDDPNEPAQYGKGRWDIAFVGFYTIVLSFTREFIMQELLSPLARYYNLTRGKKARFMEQVYTALYFGVLGPAGLWVMSHTPVWYFNTHGMYEGFPHRTHLAPVKFYYLFEAAYWAQQAIVLLLGMEKPRKDFKELVGHHVVTLGLIALSYRFHFTYIGLAVYVTHDISDFFLATSKTLNYIDSPLVGPYFGVFMVAWIYLRHFLNLKIIWSLLTEFETVGPFELNWETQQYKCRIAQVITFALLSSLQALNLFWLFCIARIAWRFLSQNDLQDDRSEDEDDDVEEEEEMPASALKANGKANGKANGFANGHTNGHAISKIPEDAKN, encoded by the exons ATGTCAGGCTCAGAACCCTTTCCGCTGCTCAACACGGCAAACGATCAGCTGCATCAGCGTCGTTCCGCAGACCAAGCAGGTTCCTAcgtcagcagcagcaacaccacAGCCACCCAAgacgccatcaacaacgctCGGAGGCGACGTAAGAGTAGTCTTTTGGGCGGAGAGATCAGAGGTGACACGGGTGCTCCAGCATTGGCTTCTAGTCGTGCCAGTCTCGAGGCCTCAGATAACCACTCCAATGGTCAC TCCGACGGCCGCAAGCGCCTCTCCAAACGACGCCGTGCTCGTGGCCTCATCGGCCGAGCCAAGCAGACCATGATCAAGCATACTTTCGTCCTCCCTgccgtcctcctcgtcttcttcctcgttggTTATGCCATCAACCCTACCGAGTCCAACCCTATCCAccacttcatcttcttgtcgtACAAGCTCCCTCAAGATGACCCCAACGAGCCTGCGCAGTACGGAAAGGGGCGCTGGGATATTGCCTTTGTTGGTTTCTACACAATTGTCCTCTCATTCACTCGTGAATTCATCATGCAGGAGCTCCTGTCACCACTGGCCCGTTACTACAACCTCACCCGTGGTAAGAAGGCCCGTTTCATGGAGCAGGTCTACACTGCTCTCTACTTTGGCGTCCTTGGTCCCGCTGGTCTCTGGGTCATGAGCCACACTCCTGTGTGGTACTTCAATACCCATGGCATGTACGAGGGCTTCCCTCACCGAACTCATCTCGCACCAGTCAAGTTCTACTATCTGTTCGAGGCCGCGTACTGGGCTCAGCAGGCCATTGTGCTTCTCCTGGGTATGGAGAAGCCTCGCAAGGACTTCAAGGAGCTTGTCGGTCACCATGTTGTCACCCTCGGACTCATTGCCCTGAGCTACCGATTCCACTTCACCTACATTGGTCTGGCAGTCTACGTTACCCATGATATCAGCGACTTCTTCCTCGCTACGTCCAAGACGCTCAACTACATTGATTCTCCCCTTGTCGGACCTTATTTCGGAGTCTTCATGGTTGCTTGGATCTATCTGCGTCACTTCCTCAACTTGAAGATCATTTGGTCTCTTCTCACCGAATTCGAGACCGTTGGCCCCTTTGAGCTCAACTGGGAGACTCAGCAATACAAGTGCCGTATTGCACAGGTCATCACCTTCGCACTCCTCTCGTCCCTCCAGGCCTTGAACTTGTTCTGGCTCTTCTGTATTGCTCGAATTGCTTGGCGATTCCTCAGCCAGAATGATCTCCAGGATGATCgatctgaggatgaagacgacgatgtcgaggaagaggaagagatgcCTGCCTCTGCCCTCAAGGCCAACGGTAAGGCAAACGGCAAGGCAAACGGCTTCGCCAACGGACATACCAATGGTCATGCCATCAGCAAGATCCCTGAAGATGCAAAGAACTAG
- the CDC48 gene encoding AAA ATPase cdc48 (BUSCO:EOG09261YV6), giving the protein MAPQPDEHHPHKKVNLTDPSGAEVKNEDDVATAILKKKKKPNQLMVTDAVNDDNSIIALSEATMDQLQLFRGDTVLVRGKKRKDTVLIVLADEELDDGSARINRVVRHNLRVKHGDMITIHPCPDIKYAKRIAVLPIADTVEGITGSLFDVFLAPYFREAYRPVRQGDLFIVRGGMRQVEFKVVEVDPPEYGIVAQDTVIHCEGEPIQRDEEENNLNEVGYDDIGGCRKQMAQIREMVELPLRHPQLFKSIGIKPPRGVLLYGPPGTGKTLMARAVANETGAFFFLINGPEIMSKMAGESESNLRKAFEEAEKNSPAIIFIDEIDSIAPKREKTNGEVERRVVSQLLTLMDGMKARSNVVVMAATNRPNSIDPALRRFGRFDREVDIGIPDPTGRLEILQIHTKNMKLGDDVDLEQIASETHGYVGSDVAALCSEAAMQQIREKMDLIDLDEDTIDAEVLDSLGVTMENFRFALGVSNPSALREVAVVEVPNVRWEDIGGLEEVKQDLKENVQYPVDHPEKYLKFGMSPSRGVLFFGPPGTGKTMLAKAVANECAANFISVKGPELLSMWFGESESNIRDIFDKARAAAPCVVFLDELDSIAKARGGSMGDAGGASDRVVNQLLTEMDGMTSKKNVFVIGATNRPEQLDPALCRPGRLDSLIYVPLPDEPGRLSIIKAQLRKTPIASDIDFGYIASKTHGFSGADIGFITQRAVKIAIKESIAADIERQKAREAAGDEMDTDEDAEDPVPELTKAHFEEAMQMARRSVSDVEIRRYEAFAQQMKNAGPGAFFKFPEAGAEAAGADGGNSFGDAGNDDDLYD; this is encoded by the exons ATGGCTCCCCAGCCTGACGAGCACCACCCTCATAAGAAGGTCAACTTGAC CGACCCTTCCGGCGCCGAGGTCAAGAAC gaagatgatgtcgcGACCGCgattctgaagaagaagaagaagcccaatCAGTTGAT GGTCACCGATGCCGTCAACGATGACAACAGCATTATCGCCCTTTCCGAGGCCACTATGGATCAGCTCCAGCTTTTCCGAGGTGATACCGTTCTGGTTCGaggcaagaagagaaaggacaCCGTCCTCATTGTTCTTGCTGACGAGGAACTCGATGATGGCAGCGCTCGTATCAACCGAGTCGTTCGCCACAATTTGAGAGTCAAGCACGGTGATATGATCACTATCCACCCTTGCCCGGATATCAAATAC GCCAAACGAATTGCTGTTCTCCCCATCGCTGATACCGTCGAGGGTATCACCGGTTCCCTGTTCGACGTTTTCCTCGCTCCCTACTTCCGAGAAGCTTACCGACCTGTTCGCCAAGGAGACTTGTTTATCGTTCGCGGTGGTATGAGACAAGTAGAATTCAAGGTTGTCGAGGTCGATCCTCCCGAGTATGGTATCGTCGCACAAGATACCGTTATTCACTGCGAGGGCGAGCCTATCCAGcgagacgaggaagagaacaACCTCAACGAGGTTGGCTATGATGACATTGGTGGATGCCGAAAGCAAATGGCTCAGATCCGAGAGATGGTTGAGCTTCCTCTCCGACATCCCCAGCTTTTCAAGTCTATTGGTATCAAGCCTCCCCGAGGTGTTCTGCTCTACGGTCCCCCCGGTACCGGTAAGACTCTAATGGCTCGAGCTGTTGCCAACGAGACTGGcgctttcttcttcctcatcaacggTCCTGAGATCATGTCCAAGATGGCTGGTGAATCCGAATCAAATCTCCGAAAGGCTTTCGAggaagctgagaagaactcgcctgccatcatcttcatagATGAGATTGATTCTATCGCCCCCAAGCGTGAGAAGACCAATGGTGAGGTCGAGCGACGAGTCGTCTCTCAGCTCCTTACCCTCATGGACGGTATGAAGGCCCGCTCCAACGTCGTCGTGATGGCTGCTACCAACCGTCCCAACTCTATCGATCCCGCCCTTCGACGATTCGGCCGTTTCGATCGTGAGGTCGACATTGGTATCCCTGACCCCACTGGCCGTCTTGAGATCCTTCAGATCCACACCAAGAATATGAAGCTCGGCGATGACGTCGACCTGGAGCAGATTGCCTCCGAGACACACGGTTACGTCGGTTCCGATGTTGCTGCCCTCTGCTCTGAGGCCGCTATGCAGCAGATCCGTGAGAAGATGGATCTCATCGATCTCGACGAGGACACAATTGATGCCGAGGTTCTCGACTCTCTCGGCGTCACCATGGAAAACTTCCGTTTCGCCCTTGGTGTGTCCAATCCCTCGGCTCTTCGCGAGGTCGCCGTCGTCGAGGTTCCCAATGTTCGCTGGGAGGACATTGGTGGTCTCGAGGAGGTCAAGCAGGATCTCAAGGAGAACGTTCAGTACCCTGTCGATCACCCCGAGAAGTACCTCAAGTTCGGTATGTCTCCTTCTCGAGGTGTACTGTTCTTTGGTCCTCCTGGTACTGGTAAAACTATGTTGGCCAAGGCCGTTGCCAACGAGTGTGCCGCCAACTTCATCTCTGTCAAGGGACCTGAGCTTCTCAGCATGTGGTTTGGTGAGTCTGAGAGCAACATCCGAGACATCTTCGACAAGGCCCGTGCTGCCGCCCCTTGCGTTGTCTTCCTTGACGAACTTGACTCCATTGCTAAGGCTCGCGGTGGATCCATGGGTGATGCTGGCGGTGCCTCTGACCGTGTCGTCAACCAGCTCCTGACTGAGATGGATGGTATGACTTCAAAGAAGAACGTTTTCGTCATTGGCGCCACCAACCGACCCGAGCAGCTCGACCCTGCTCTGTGCCGACCTGGTCGTCTCGATTCGCTCATCTACGTACCTCTGCCCGATGAGCCTGGTCGTCTCAGCATTATCAAAGCGCAGCTCCGCAAGACCCCCATCGCCTCCGACATCGATTTCGGCTACATCGCCTCCAAGACCCACGGTTTCTCTGGTGCTGATATCGGTTTTATCACACAGCGTGCTGTCAAGATCGCCATCAAGGAGTCTATCGCTGCCGATATCGAGCGCCAAAAGGCTCGCGAGGCTGCTGGTGACGAGATGGACACAGACGAGGATGCTGAGGACCCCGTGCCCGAGTTGACCAAGGCCCACTTCGAGGAGGCCATGCAGATGGCTCGCCGGTCAGTATCTGACGTTGAGATTCGCCGGTACGAGGCTTTTGCCCAACAGATGAAGAACGCTGGTCCTGGTGCCTTCTTCAAGTTCCCCGAGGCCGGTGCCgaggctgctggtgctgacgGTGGTAACTCATTTGGCGATGctggcaatgatgatgatctctACGACTAA
- a CDS encoding hypothetical protein (EggNog:ENOG41), which yields MAATDDTAIIPLRGAGRDDIPLADYILRKTQYLYALILLTAFISCAAWYSVVNSKKQEDLVQPTVKGPGGKPLPITKRKRARGDGDRKIGPGFGRTAKNVFRYLAFVVFMTYVGSAGFMFYHAFWYEDPYQWSNEGLPWAGEWSVVHVTGSLFFYLYILISLFDWRKGPNIVHFIIWILGFIGEIIMFSTTAVAASDCHFFRSVKNNGSDKEGSCVDYWTKIDLVLYFVRILHLLALIGVFSSAWIRKARDTDEKKAEEANPAESTPLLNGNRRSYDTNGQAVNGQIPNGRDTNGRRGRGRTMSNAHKTPSFPKKEEPAAFYRPEKLPHKTWWEYLKGYSLFFPYLWPKDSVRLQINVLICFILVMLQRLVNVAVPMAVKQVVDDLEEVIKDVQNGERLSMDNFPLKDFVILGVLWILQGQSGLLGSLRSILWIPVSQYSYRGLTTAAFNHVHSLSLDFHLSKRTGEVLSALNKGSSINQFLEQVTFQVFPMLFDLFLAISVFYYYYGPLYAEINLVDTCWYLYMTIKMASTRADQRREMTNADREEEAVKNDSISSYETVKYFNAEDFESRRYQGKVAVFQNAEAKVQMGMMMMNICQTVVFNLGRIIAALVCGWQVAMGMHRRTTGDWFMVVSYLTQLQGPLNFFGTFYRTVQQAMISGERLLELFKIQPTVVDTPHAVPLDKDFQGHVRWNNVSFSYDRRKPALRNISFECLPGTTTAFVGESGGGKSTLFRHMFRYYDCDEGSIELDGKNVKDLTINSVREKIGVVPQDTTLFNETLMYNLKYARPSATDEEVYEACRAASIHDRILSFPDQYNTQVGERGLRLSGGEKQRVAIARTILKDPRIIMLDEATSALDSHTEQEIQDNVWNIGQGRTLLIIAHRLSTITHADQIIVLNSGTIVEKGTHEELLAAKGRYASMWEKQIRAERALNVAREAQLKAARALRKAKMGPKRNSDGAIDSYNALGSSGSISGSGSQGHEDDTHTSSSSCSDAESSHSEERSMERK from the exons atggctgccaCCGACGACACCGCGATCATTCCCCTCCGCGGTGCAGGCCGTGATGATATACCTTTAGCCGATTATATCTTGCGCAAAACGCAATACCTCTACGCCCTCATCCTACTTACAGCATTCATATCCTGCGCCGCTTGGTACAGCGTCGTGAACtccaagaagcaagaagacCTGGTCCAGCCTACAGTCAAAGGACCCGGAGGCAAGCCATTGCCCATAACCAAGAGGAAGCGAGCCCGAGGCGATGGTGACCGCAAGATCGGCCCGGGTTTTGGCCGTACCGCAAAAAATGTTTTTCGTTACCTCGCCTTTGTTGTCTTCATGACCTATGTGGGCAGCGCCGGATTCATGTTCTATCATGCTTTCTGGTACGAAGACCCTTACCAATGGTCCAACGAGGGGTTGCCATGGGCTGGCGAATGGAGTGTT GTCCACGTTACCGGATCCCTTTTCTTCTATCTTTATATCCTCATCTCGCTTTTTGATTGGCGCAAGGGTCCTAATATTGTTCACTTCATTATCTGGATTTTGGGCTTCATTGGCGAGATCATCATGTTTTCTACAACTGCAGTCGCGGCTTCCGATTGCCACTTCTTCCGTTCTGTTAAAAACAACGGCTCAGACAAGGAAGGAAGCTGTGTAGATTACTGGACGAAGATCGACCTCGTCCTCTACTTCGTTCGAATACTCCATCTACTTGCCTTGATCGGAGTCTTTAGCTCGGCGTGGATTCGCAAAGCTCGCGACACTGACGAGAAGAAAGCCGAGGAAGCCAACCCAGCCGAGTCAACACCACTACTGAACGGAAACCGCCGGTCGTATGATACTAATGGTCAGGCGGTCAATGGCCAGATTCCTAATGGTCGTGATACCAATGGTCGCCGTGGTCGCGGTAGAACGATGTCAAACGCACACAAGACACCGAGCTTCCCTAAAAAGGAAGAACCCGCTGCCTTTTATCGACCCGAGAAACTACCACACAAGACGTGGTGGGAGTATCTTAAGGGGTACTCGCTTTTCTTCCCTTACCTCTGGCCCAAGGACTCTGTCAGACTTCAGATAAATGTTCTCATCTGTTTCATCTTGGTGATGCTACAGCGTTTGGTCAACGTAGCTGTTCCGATGGCAGTCAAACAAGTGGTAGATGATCTCGAGGAGGTGATCAAAGATGTTCAAAATGGCGAACGCCTTTCAATGGACAACTTCCCATTGAAAGACTTTGTGATCCTGGGAGTCTTGTGGATCCTTCAAGGCCAATCGGGACTCCTGGGATCGTTGAGATCAATTCTTTGGATTCCCGTCTCGCAATATTCGTATCGGGGACTAACGACAGCGGCTTTCAACCACGTTCACTCCCTGAGTCTCGATTTCCACCTCTCTAAGCGCACTGGGGAGGTCCTATCAGCACTCAACAAAGGCTCTTCCATTAACCAATTTCTCGAGCAAGTAACCTTCCAGGTTTTTCCAATGCTTTTCGATCTTTTCCTCGCAATCTCAGttttctattattattacgGCCCACTGTATGCTGAGATCAACCTGGTTGATACTTGTTGGTATCTCTACATGACGATCAAGATGGCTTCCACTCGAGCGGATCAGCGTCGTGAAATGACCAACGCCGATCGTGAAGAGGAAGCAGTAAAGAACGACTCAATCTCTAGTTACGAAACAGTCAAATACTTCAACGCCGAGGATTTCGAGTCCAGACGATACCAAGGCAAGGTTGCAGTGTTTCAAAATGCTGAGGCAAAGGTTCAGAtgggcatgatgatgatgaatatTTGCCAAACCGTTGTTTTCAATCTCGGTAGGATCATCGCTGCCTTGGTCTGTGGCTGGCAAGTCGCCATGGGTATGCATCGTCGCACCACTGGCGACTGGTTCATGGTAGTCTCATACTTGACACAACTACAGGGCCCCCTGAACTTTTTTGGTACTTTTTACCGGACCGTACAGCAGGCGATGATCTCGGGTGAGAGATTACTTGAGCTTTTCAAGATCCAGCCAACGGTAGTGGATACGCCCCATGCTGTCCCTCTGGACAAGGACTTCCAAGGTCATGTGCGTTGGAACAATGTTAGCTTCTCCTATGACCGACGAAAACCCGCGCTACGCAACATTTCCTTCGAATGTCTGCCTGGCACCACAACAGCGTTTGTGGGCGAGTCAGGTGGAGGCAAGTCTACCTTGTTTCGCCACATGTTCCGTTACTACGACTGCGATGAAGGATCGATCGAGTTGGACGGGAAGAATGTCAAGGATCTGACCATCAACTCAGTCAGAGAGAAGATTGGCGTCGTTCCCCAGGACACAACGCTTTTCAATGAGACCTTGATGTACAACCTGAAGTATGCAAGACCCTCCGCCACAGACGAAGAGGTTTATGAAGCATGCCGTGCTGCCAGCATTCATGATCGTATCCTATCATTTCCAGATCAATACAACACACAGGTCGGCGAGCGGGGTCTCCGTTTAAGCGGTGGCGAAAAGCAGCGAGTCGCCATCGCACGAACAATCCTCAAGGACCCTCGTATCATCATGCTGGACGAGGCCACATCAGCACTAGACTCCCATACTGAGCAGGAGATTCAAGATAATGTGTGGAACATTGGGCAGGGTCGAACTTTGCTCATCATCGC ACATCGACTATCTACGATCACACATGCCGATCAAATCATTGTTCTTAACTCCGGAACAATTGTCGAGAAGGGGACTCATGAAGAACTCCTGGCCGCTAAGGGGCGATATGCCTCCATGTGGGAGAAGCAAATCCGAGCCGAGCGAGCCCTGAACGTGGCTCGTGAAGCGCAACTGAAAGCTGCCAGGGCCCTTCGTAAGGCTAAAATGGGACCAAAAAGGAATTCAGACGGCGCTATTGACAGTTACAACGCCCTGGGTTCCTCAGGAAGCATATCCGGCTCAGGCTCACAAGGCCATGAGGATGATACACAcacttcatcttcgtcatgcTCAGACGCAGAGTCTAGCCACAGTGAGGAGCGCTCGATGGAGAGAAAGTAA
- a CDS encoding hypothetical protein (EggNog:ENOG41~BUSCO:EOG09263L9T): MPLIIVSGLPTSGKSTRSQQLYDYLSKRIVDSKYRLHLISDESLSISRSVYDLSSLPAHTRSANASEKDARATIYGAVKRVLSDKDIVILDGLNYIKGWRYQLHCESKAVRTPSCILQIGCSVDKAREINEARLSKREADTSKTVNTEEATPSDRTSGDTIVESAEPYEPGNWDNLVFRYEEPNPMTRWDSPLFTLIWEDDEAQTNKVFSDLWDAIAGEARKVVRPNQATIQRGREESGDYLYLLDRETSDVVKRIVEAQREGDDVDEVRIPSGSAELTIHLPAGKKVGLPQLQRLRRAFMGLNRGGIGLEAVGDMKSSRLRDTFVTYLNDAFEKDE; encoded by the exons ATGCCT CTCATCATTGTCTCTGGACTACCTACCTCAGGCAAGTCGACACGATCACAACAACTTTACGATTACCTCTCCAAGCGCATCGTCGATTCTAAATATCGCCTACACCTCATCTCTGACGAATCACTCTCTATCTCCCGTTCCGTTTACGATCTTTCGAGTCTTCCAGCACATACCAGGTCTGCCAACGCCTCAGAGAAGGATGCTCGCGCTACAATATATGGCGCCGTGAAGCGCGTACTTAGCGACAAGGATATTGTAATTCTTGATGGCTTAAATTACATCAAGGGTTGGCGATACCAACTACACTGCGAATCTAAGGCTGTGCGCACACCGAGCTGTATACTGCAGATTGGATGCTCAGTGGATAAGGCACGGGAGATCAACGAGGCCAGACTAAGCAAGAGAGAGGCCGATACATCCAAGACTGTGAATACAGAAGAGGCAACGCCTTCAGATAGAACTTCTGGTGATACGATCGTGGAGTCTGCAGAGCCATATGAGCCCGGCAACTGGGACAACTTAGTCTTTCGATACGAAGAACCCAATCCCATGACCAGGTGGGATAGTCCTCTCTTCACGCTTATCTGGGAGGACGATGAGGCCCAAACCAACAAGGTCTTCTCCGACCTCTGGGACGCAATTGCCGGTGAAGCCCGTAAGGTTGTGCGCCCGAATCAAGCAACAATACAGCGCGGCCGTGAGGAAAGTGGTGACTACTTGTATCTCCTAGATCGCGAGACATCTGATGTTGTGAAGCGCATAGTCGAAGCACAGCGAGAGGGCGACGACGTTGACGAAGTACGGATACCGTCTGGGTCTGCAGAACTGACGATACATTTACCCGCGGGCAAGAAGGTTGGTCTCCCACAATTACAGAGACTAAGGAGAGCGTTCATGGGGTTGAATAGAGGTGGTATCGGATTGGAGGCTGTGGGCGATATGAAGTCTTCACGGCTGAGAGACACCTTTGTGACGTATCTTAATGATGCgtttgagaaggatgagtaG